One Rosa chinensis cultivar Old Blush chromosome 5, RchiOBHm-V2, whole genome shotgun sequence genomic region harbors:
- the LOC112166641 gene encoding uncharacterized protein LOC112166641, whose product MASPPEKPVANPPKKSGWSWFTSFEYDKENDEPGHARNVLLVVAALITAVTFQAGVNPPGGVWQDNGKGHTAGRAIYATHQVPFYVFLISNTLALSSSIFIIVLLTHRFPFHFEVMIATLSMIVTYGSAVFAVTPKESVKFRYILFTAALPYVLRFLFQLFKKNRHNVRFRCQNRCSDC is encoded by the coding sequence atggctagCCCACCAGAAAAACCAGTCGCGAACCCTCCAAAAAAATCTGGGTGGAGCTGGTTCACGAGCTTTGAGTATGACAAGGAGAATGACGAACCAGGCCATGCACGTAACGTTCTGCTAGTAGTTGCGGCGCTGATCACTGCTGTGACATTCCAAGCCGGGGTCAATCCTCCGGGAGGTGTCTGGCAAGACAATGGAAAGGGTCACACTGCAGGAAGAGCCATTTACGCAACTCACCAGGTGCCgttttatgttttcttgatATCGAACACCTTGGCTCTTTCGAGTTCAATCTTCATAATCGTATTGCTTACTCATAGGTTCCCTTTCCATTTTGAGGTAATGATTGCCACACTTTCTATGATTGTGACTTATGGCTCTGCTGTGTTTGCTGTGACCCCGAAGGAGTCGGTGAAATTTCGTTACATATTGTTCACTGCTGCTCTGCCTTATGTGTTGAGGTTCTTGTTCCAGTTGTTCAAGAAGAATAGACATAATGTTCGTTTTAGGTGTCAAAACCGATGTTCCGATTGCTAA
- the LOC112166642 gene encoding uncharacterized protein LOC112166642, with product MPTTPTRLLLKQVLIDSVKITLRNKQTFLSIFALTTLPLSLLLFSLSLSSHPLKSHVFHLESLASQAPTRFEARQVWKESRDDAVSLFRIKLLYFLPSFLFSLTASVTAVTATSLAYHGRSPNLLRSSLAAVKSSWSRPFATSVCIYALLVAYALVPPTLAAAVFASSGSRFFIRIIGSGLEIYLMAVMGLGLVVSILEERYGWEAIRVGSGLMAGKRLCGWVLSGSFVTVTAVIARKLEDVMDGQDLMEQSSTGTMTRVVVGIEEKFGWVILYGLVVLWGYVVTSVFYCECRKHHLINLHETAG from the exons ATGCCAACGACTCCAACTCGTCTTCTCCTTAAACAAGTCCTGATCGATTCCGTCAAGATCACCCTGAGAAACAAGCAaacatttctttccatttttgccCTCACGaccctccctctctccctcctcctcttctccctctccctctcctcccACCCCCTCAAATCCCACGTCTTCCATCTCGAGTCCCTCGCCTCCCAGGCCCCCACGCGCTTCGAGGCCCGCCAGGTCTGGAAGGAGTCCCGCGACGACGCCGTTTCGCTCTTCCGCATCAAGCTCCTCTACTTCCTCCCCTCCTTCCTCTTCTCCCTCACCGCCTCCGTCACCGCCGTCACCGCCACCTCATTAGCCTATCACGGAAGATCCCCAAATCTCCTCCGTTCCTCACTCGCCGCCGTCAAGTCCAGCTGGAGCAGACCCTTCGCCACCAGCGTCTGCATCTACGCGCTCCTCGTCGCGTACGCCCTCGTCCCCCCCACTTTGGCCGCCGCGGTATTCGCATCGTCCGGGTCCCGATTTTTCATCCGGATTATCGGGTCGGGTCTGGAGATCTACTTGATGGCGGTTATGGGGCTTGGCCTGGTTGTCTCGATCCTGGAGGAGAGGTACGGCTGGGAAGcgatccgggtcgggtcgggtttgATGGCGGGTAAGAGGCTGTGCGGGTGGGTGTTGTCGGGTTCGTTTGTGACGGTTACGGCGGTGATTGCAAGGAAGCTGGAGGATGTGATGGACGGTCAGGATTTGATGGAGCAGTCGTCGACGGGAACAATGACGAGAGTCGTGGTGGGTATTGAGGAGAAATTTGGGTGGGTGATTTTGTACGGATTGGTTGTGCTTTGGGGGTATGTTGTTACCTCGGTTTTTTACTGCGAGTGTAGGAAACACCATTTAATT AATCTCCACGAAACTGCTGGTTGA
- the LOC112165059 gene encoding 50S ribosomal protein L21, mitochondrial-like, protein MNHAVVEEHALDAKVLIFKKKRRKNYRRTKGHRQELTKLRIIDIQGIQKSEPVVTKKPSKAPGTLKVVYKPVSYGRIC, encoded by the exons ATGAACCATGCAGTTGTTGAAGAGCAT GCATTGGATGCAAAGGTACTTATTTTTAAgaaaaagaggaggaagaattACCGTCGGACCAAAGGTCATCGCCAA GAATTAACCAAGTTGAGGATTATTGATATTCAAGGGATTCAGAAATCAGAACCTGTAGTCACCAAAAAACCTTCAAAGGCACCTG GAACTTTGAAAGTGGTTTATAAACCCGTAAGCTATGGACGAATTTGTTAG
- the LOC112165058 gene encoding probable serine/threonine-protein kinase abkC yields the protein MSRLLTLRSFSRVVNSVVKSQKQGYTEAVKYGTVVRIGLRLPQCRYYREYTFPNRGEARFSLYNTTKSFCQSSYSRNFSTIPAARSAVRHNAQIIWKRLSKKFYSNGGYRFSPIDRIAQAFSLGITRYGLLFPGVFAASSGKLAWAQRTLAEKDHYAPPLPQTTLYTRAENGHALVSSLVFSVVEGIILLLRAIYLGILFSPSIMMAPFADSCGPQFRRLWLRVVLRTLERAGPAFIKWGQWAATRPDLFPRDVCTKLSELHTKAPEHSFAYTKKTIEKSFGRRLPEIFENFEETPVASGSIAQVHRATLKFRYPGQRVKPIVVAVKVRHPGVGESIRRDFVIINLVAKMSKFIPTLKWWRLDESVQQFSVFMMSQVDLAREAANLSRFTYNFRRWKDVSFPKPLYPLVHPAVLVETYEQGECVSHYVDDLQGHERIKSALAHIGTHALLKMLLVDNFIHADMHPGNILVRVAQNKPSRKRLFKSKPHVIFLDVGMTAELSRSDRVNLLEFFKAVARRDGRTAAECTLRLSKQQNCPNPKAFIEEVEESFTFWGTPEGDLVHPADCMQQLLEKVRRHRVNVDGNVCTVMVTTLVLEGWQRKLDPAYNVMHTLQTLLLKADWAKSLSYTIEGLMAP from the exons ATGTCAAG ATTATTGACGTTGAGGAGTTTTAGCAGAGTTGTGAATTCTGTTGTGAAGAGCCAGAAACAGGGCTACACTGAAGCGGTCAAGTATGGAACAGTTGTTAGAATTGGCCTGCGGCTTCCCCAATGCAGGTACTACAGGGAGTATACCTTTCCTAATAGAGGAGAGGCCCGATTCTCATTGTACAATACCACAAAGAGCTTTTGTCAGAGTAGTTATTCCAGGAATTTTTCTACCATCCCAGCGGCAAGGAGTGCCGTGAGACACAATGCACAAATTATATGGAAAAGGCTCTCCAAAAAGTTTTATTCCAATGGTGGTTATAGATTTTCGCCAATAGATAGGATTGCTCAAGCATTCAGCTTGGGAATAACTCGCTATGGGTTGTTGTTTCCGGGCGTTTTTGCTGCCTCAAGTGGGAAGCTAGCATGGGCACAGAGGACTTTGGCAGAGAAGGACCACTATGCACCACCGCTGCCACAGACTACCTTGTACACTCGTGCAGAAAATGGACATGCTTTAGTGAGCTCATTAGTATTTTCAGTTGTAGAAGGTATAATCTTGTTGCTGAGAGCAATCTATCTAGGGATCTTgttctcaccaagcataatgaTGGCTCCTTTTGCTGATTCCTGTGGACCTCAGTTTAGGAGATTGTGGCTTCGTGTTGTTCTTCGTACATTGGAAAGAGCAGGTCCTGCTTTCATCAAATGGGGTCAATGGGCAGCCACTCGTCCTGATCTCTTCCCCAGAGATGTATGCACCAAACTTTCCGAGCTTCATACCAAAGCTCCTGAACATAGCTTTGCCTACACGAAGAAGacaattgaaaaatcatttggcCGCAGGCTGCCCGAAATTTTTGAAAACTTTGAAGAGACACCAGTAGCATCTGGGAGTATTGCTCAAGTGCATCGGGCTACTTTGAAATTTCGATACCCTGGTCAACGGGTGAAGCCCATAGTAGTTGCAGTTAAGGTTAGACATCCTGGTGTTGGTGAATCAATTAGGAGAGATTTTGTAATAATCAATTTAGTAGCAAAAATGTCAAAGTTCATTCCTACTTTAAAGTGGTGGAGATTGGATGAAAGTGTACAACAGTTTTCAGTTTTTATGATGTCTCAAGTTGACCTTGCAAGGGAAGCTGCCAATTTGAGCCGCTTTACTTATAATTTTCGTAGATGGAAGGACGTCTCTTTCCCAAAGCCTTTGTATCCACTTGTGCATCCTGCTGTTTTAGTGGAAACATATGAGCAAGGGGAATGCGTCTCACATTATGTTGATGATCTTCAAGGGCACGAACGGATTAAATCTGCACTTGCTCACATTGGAACGCATGCACTTCTGAAGATGCTCCTG GTGGACAACTTTATACATGCAGACATGCATCCTGGGAACATACTTGTTCGGGTGGCTCAGAACAAGCCTTCTAGGAAGCGACTGTTTAAATCAAAGCCTCATGTCATTTTCCTTGATGTAGGCATGACTGCTGAACTCTCTAGAAGTGACAGAGTGAATTTACTTGAATTTTTCAAGGCTGTTGCACGTCGTGATGGGCGCACTGCTGCTGAGTGCACACTAAGACTCTCTAAGCAACAGAATTGCCCaaatccaaaggctttcattgAG GAAGTGGAGGAGTCATTCACTTTCTGGGGTACTCCAGAAGGTGATCTGGTTCATCCTGCTGATTGCATGCAGCAGTTACTGGAGAAAGTTAGGCGGCATAGAGTCAATGTTGATGGCAATGTTTGTACTGTCATGGTGACAACATTGGTTCTTGAg GGATGGCAGAGGAAACTTGATCCAGCATACAATGTGATGCATACCTTGCAAACTCTGCTTCTCAAGGCCGACTGGGCAAAGTCCCTTTCATACACAATCGAGGGGCTAATGGCTCCTTAA